A genomic segment from Aegilops tauschii subsp. strangulata cultivar AL8/78 chromosome 1, Aet v6.0, whole genome shotgun sequence encodes:
- the LOC109786801 gene encoding uncharacterized protein, with product MGKTYCEKRPAGAAAGGQFRLVDHNPKKVEIPSRAVAMKMDLKMIIVCSVVGSLGVLSAILGFSAEGTKLTILDVYVGLGVCLNPQNPAFGLGVCAAIFLAIAQIIFAALGGCCGCCKSRAIPSQSKRVIGVIGAVFSWIVAAVAFGMLVVEAAANAPGARETSASGYCYIPIGGIFAGGAALTLVATALGITSYVMLRTQPATVAETAAPKEGEQMPASAAGISTGQPQFPPQPPQGQPYDQAPYPPPPAQGYGAHAPNQQQQQFPPPTTEGYAAHAPNQQHPPPSAPPKGHEQV from the exons ATGGGAAAAACATATTGTGAAAAACGGCCGGCCGGCGCCGCGGCCGGCGGTCAATTTAGACTCG TCGACCACAACCCGAAAAAGGTCGAGATTCCATCGAGAGCAGTGGCCATGAAAATGGATCTTAAGATGATCATCGTGTGCTCGGTCGTCGGCTCTCTCGGGGTGCTCAGTGCCATCCTGGGGTTCTCTGCCGAGGGCACGAAGCTCACC ATTTTGGACGTGTACGTGGGTCTCGGGGTGTGCCTGAACCCGCAGAACCCCGCGTTCGGGCTCGGGGTGTGCGCGGCCATCTTCCTGGCCATAGCCCAGATCATCTTCGCCGCCCTCGGCGGCTGCTGCGGCTGCTGCAAGTCCCGCGCCATCCCCTCCCAGAGCAAACGGGTCATCGGCGTCATCGGCGCCGTCTTCTCATG gatTGTGGCGGCGGTCGCCTTTGGGATGCTGGTGGTAGAAGCGGCCGCGAACGCCCCCGGGGCGCGTGAAACGTCAGCGTCCGGCTATTGCTACATCCCCATAGGAGGCATCTTCGCCGGCGGCGCCGCTCTCACGCTCGTCGCCACGGCCCTCGGGATCACCTCCTACGTCATGCTCCGCACGCAGCCTGCCACTGTTGCCGAGACCGCCGCACCCAAGGAAGGCGAGCAGATGCCGGCGAGCGCCGCCGGGATCTCGACGGGGCAGCCGCAGTTCCCGCCGCAGCCTCCCCAGGGGCAG CCGTACGACCAAGCGCCCTACCCGCCTCCTCCGGCACAGGGCTATGGAGCGCACGCGCCcaaccagcagcagcagcagtttcCCCCTCCTACTACAGAAGGCTACGCAGCGCACGCGCCGAACCAGCAGCACCCCCCTCCTTCTGCTCCTCCTAAAGGACACGAACAGGTGTAA
- the LOC109786797 gene encoding protein DESIGUAL 2-like, with amino-acid sequence MKITVIVLSVVVALFGVASAVLGIIAEGTKLTRNDIEVYSNECVYPDNPAYALGLLAALLLLLAQITASAVGGCCGRCMPRGAGFSRSKAVAKSKRAIGAALCVLSWIMALIAERFFLVGAAANIPMTRQTSQGRGCHSVKDGVFMMGAILSIVATVLGIISYIMLYAAAAGATTTMGAVAGPSSAGEIRLDGIAIGHPVAAQQHARAV; translated from the exons ATGAAGATTACCGTGATCGTCTTGTCCGTCGTGGTAGCATTGTTTGGGGTCGCAAGTGCCGTCCTGGGGATCATCGCCGAGGGCACCAAGCTCACG CGGAATGACATTGAGGTGTACAGCAACGAGTGCGTGTACCCTGACAACCCGGCATACGCGCTGGGGTTACTGGCGGCCCTCCTGCTACTGTTGGCCCAGATCACCGCCTCGGCCGTCGGCGGTTGCTGCGGCCGCTGCATGCCTCGGGGCGCCGGCTTCTCCAGGTCCAAGGCCGTTGCCAAGTCCAAGCGGGCCATTGGCGCCGCCCTCTGCGTCCTCTCATG GATAATGGCGTTGATCGCGGAGCGgttcttcttggtaggcgcggcgGCGAACATCCCCATGACGCGCCAAACTAGCCAGGGCCGGGGGTGTCACTCCGTCAAGGACGGCGTCTTCATGATGGGGGCCATTCTGAGCATCGTCGCCACCGTGCTGGGGATCATATCTTACATCATGCTTTACGCGGCGGCGGCTGGTGCTACTACTACCATGGGGGCCGTGGCGGGGCCGTCGTCGGCAGGCGAGATCAGGCTTGACGGGATCGCGATCGGCCACCCTGTTGCCGCTCAACAACACGCACGAGCTGTGTAG